One genomic window of Gallaecimonas sp. GXIMD4217 includes the following:
- a CDS encoding SLATT domain-containing protein: protein MTIPAIAMDDSNDKLHWLQEQTQLALDRAQALEGWYADKIRPKRFWARHLRLGMLVCGGLAGLIPMLATETLPWLGQINAIWASIFAALGAFLLAVDRFYGHGGAWMRYIKARNAVVSLHQQFYLDWQIEKARLALTDPDFDAIQAWLEQVKAFQRALDQVLAQDVEEWISAFEQQLKQAPAGLKTLK, encoded by the coding sequence TTGACAATACCGGCCATCGCCATGGACGACAGCAACGACAAACTGCACTGGCTGCAGGAGCAGACCCAGTTGGCCCTGGATCGGGCCCAGGCCCTGGAAGGCTGGTACGCGGACAAGATCCGCCCCAAGCGCTTCTGGGCCAGGCACCTGCGCCTGGGCATGCTGGTGTGCGGCGGCCTGGCCGGCCTGATCCCCATGCTGGCCACCGAGACCCTGCCCTGGCTTGGCCAGATCAACGCCATCTGGGCCTCCATCTTCGCCGCCCTGGGCGCCTTCCTGCTGGCGGTGGACCGCTTCTACGGCCACGGCGGCGCCTGGATGCGCTACATCAAGGCCCGCAACGCCGTGGTGTCCCTGCACCAGCAGTTCTACCTGGACTGGCAGATAGAAAAGGCCAGGCTGGCCCTCACCGACCCCGACTTCGACGCCATCCAGGCCTGGCTGGAGCAGGTCAAGGCCTTCCAGCGCGCTCTGGACCAGGTGCTGGCCCAGGACGTGGAGGAATGGATCAGCGCCTTCGAGCAGCAGCTCAAGCAGGCCCCGGCCGGGCTCAAGACCCTGAAATGA
- a CDS encoding type III PLP-dependent enzyme, which translates to MALSAFLLSAAEATFYRQLHDQLGGPVQVLDCDAVRANYRQLCQALPGVELHYALKPLPHEAVVATLLAEGASFDLASNGEVDLVASLGVPAARCIHSHPIKRQGDIDHALAQGVSTFVVDNVHELAKFRPYGERVALLLRVSFPNPELKVDLSKKFGCLPEAVAPLLSLARAWGIPMAGLSFHVGSQVKTAERHAQAIRTSLALIRQARAEGHGLRVLDIGGGFPVSYHPGVKESQRPDLVSFCAPIREALAEAPADLRLIAEPGRCLVANAVTLVTRVMGLSERQGLPWYYLDDGVYGSFNGLMFDDAAYPLYVEAKEGPWRASVLAGPTCDSIDVISEGLLLPELNEGDLLVARMMGAYSWAAASEFNFFRRAQFFVVNGELPAVQVA; encoded by the coding sequence ATGGCCCTGTCCGCTTTCCTGCTGTCGGCCGCCGAGGCCACCTTCTACCGTCAACTCCACGACCAGCTGGGCGGCCCCGTCCAGGTGCTGGACTGCGACGCCGTGCGCGCCAATTACCGCCAGCTTTGCCAGGCCCTGCCCGGGGTGGAGCTGCACTATGCCCTCAAGCCCCTGCCCCACGAGGCGGTGGTGGCGACCCTGCTGGCGGAAGGGGCCAGCTTCGACCTGGCCAGCAACGGCGAGGTGGATCTGGTGGCCAGCCTGGGGGTGCCGGCGGCGCGCTGCATCCACAGCCATCCCATCAAGCGCCAGGGCGATATCGACCATGCCCTGGCCCAGGGGGTGAGCACCTTCGTGGTGGACAATGTCCATGAGCTGGCCAAGTTCAGGCCCTATGGCGAGCGGGTGGCGCTGCTGCTGCGGGTGAGCTTTCCCAACCCCGAGCTGAAGGTGGATCTGTCCAAGAAATTCGGCTGCCTGCCGGAGGCGGTGGCGCCGCTGCTGAGCCTGGCCAGGGCTTGGGGCATCCCCATGGCCGGGCTGAGCTTCCATGTCGGCTCCCAGGTGAAGACGGCCGAGCGCCACGCCCAGGCCATCCGCACCTCCCTGGCGCTGATCCGCCAGGCCAGGGCCGAGGGCCATGGGCTCAGGGTGCTGGATATCGGCGGCGGCTTCCCGGTCAGCTACCACCCCGGCGTCAAGGAAAGCCAGCGCCCGGATCTGGTCAGCTTCTGTGCCCCCATCCGCGAGGCCCTGGCCGAGGCGCCGGCGGACCTGCGGCTGATTGCCGAGCCGGGCCGCTGCCTGGTGGCCAATGCCGTAACCCTGGTGACCCGGGTCATGGGTCTGTCGGAGCGCCAGGGCCTGCCCTGGTACTACCTGGACGACGGCGTCTACGGCTCCTTCAACGGCCTGATGTTCGACGATGCCGCCTATCCGCTCTACGTGGAAGCCAAGGAAGGGCCCTGGCGGGCCAGCGTGCTGGCCGGGCCCACCTGCGACAGCATCGATGTGATCAGCGAAGGGTTGCTGCTGCCGGAGCTGAACGAGGGGGATCTGCTGGTGGCGCGGATGATGGGCGCCTACAGCTGGGCGGCGGCCTCGGAGTTCAACTTCTTCCGCCGCGCCCAGTTCTTCGTGGTCAACGGCGAGCTGCCGGCGGTGCAGGTGGCGTGA